One Gambusia affinis linkage group LG15, SWU_Gaff_1.0, whole genome shotgun sequence genomic window carries:
- the cnot8 gene encoding CCR4-NOT transcription complex subunit 8: MPAALADSSQIICEVWASNVEEEMRKIRQIIQSYNYVAMDTEFPGVVVRPIGEFRSTVDYQYQLLRCNVDLLKIIQLGLTFMNEDGTYPPGTTTWQFNFKFNLTEDMYSQDSIDLLQNSGLQFKKHEEEGIDTLYFAELLMTSGLVLCENVKWLSFHSGYDFGYLVKLLTDARLPEEEHDFFQILNLFFPAIYDVKYLMKSCKSLKGGLQEVADQLELKRIGRQHQAGSDSLLTGMAFFRMKELFFEDHIDDAKYCGRLYGLGSGSSQPQNGISGSGQEETNNKH, from the exons ATGCCAGCTGCACTTGCAGATTCCAGTCAGATCATCTGTGAAGTCTGGGCGAGTAATGTGGAAGAAGAGATGAGAAAGATCAGACAGATTATCCAAAGCTACAACTACGTCGCCATG GACACAGAGTTCCCTGGGGTCGTCGTGCGGCCAATCGGAGAGTTTCGCAGCACGGTGGACTACCAGTACCAGCTGCTGAGGTGCAACGTGGACCTCCTGAAGATCATCCAGCTCGGACTCACGTTCATGAACGAGGACGGCACTTACCCTCCAGGCACGACGACGTGGCAGTTCAACTTCAAATTCAACCTCAC AGAAGACATGTATTCGCAGGACTCCATCGACCTGCTGCAGAACTCCGGCCTCCAGTTCAAGAAACACGAAGAAGAAGGAATCGATACGCTGTACTTTGCAGAACTCCTCATGACGTCCGGCCTGGTGCTCTGTGAAAACGTCAAGTGGCTCTCCTTCCACAG CGGTTACGACTTTGGCTATCTGGTGAAGCTTCTGACTGATGCTCGGCTTCCTGAGGAGGAGCACGACTTCTTTCAGATCCTCAACTTGTTTTTTCCTGCTATCTACGACGTCAAGTACCTGATGAAGAGCTGCAAAAGTCTCAAG ggaGGCCTGCAGGAAGTAGCCGATCAGCTGGAGCTGAAGAGGATCGGACGGCAGCATCAGGCCGGATCCGACTCACTGCTCACAGGGATGGCTTTCTTCAGGATGAAAGAG cttttctttgaaGACCACATCGATGACGCCAAGTACTGCGGTCGGCTATACGGCCTGGGGTCTGGATCCAGCCAGCCACAGAACGGGATCTCTGGGTCGGGACAGGAGGAGACCAACAACAAACACTGA